A genomic segment from Microbacterium sp. SORGH_AS_0428 encodes:
- the tyrS gene encoding tyrosine--tRNA ligase, producing the protein MSTPAVSATAPANDPSFSNVWDELVWRGSVHVSTDPEALRAVLGEGPITYYCGFDPTAPSLHLGNLVQLIVMRRLQLAGHRPLGLVGGSTGLIGDPRPSAERTLNTRETVEEWVLRLRAQVERFLSFEGENAARIVNNLDWTAPLSAIDFLREVGKHFRVGTMLKKDAVSARLNSEAGISYTEFSYQILQGLDYLELHRQYGCVLQTGGSDQWGNLTSGTDLIHRVEGVSVHAIGTPLITNSDGTKFGKSEGNAVWLDAEMCSPYRMYQFWLNTDDADVIDRLKVFTFLTREEIDRYADQVQAEPFRRAAQKRLALEVTALVHGLAAAEAVVAASDALFGQGDLTALDAATLRAAIDELPHAEIEPEMTVARALVATGLVSSLSEARRAVAQGGVSLDGERVADESATIRAGLPGGVSIIRRGKKTLAGLVPRG; encoded by the coding sequence GTGTCTACGCCCGCTGTGAGCGCGACCGCCCCCGCCAACGACCCCTCGTTCTCGAACGTGTGGGACGAACTGGTCTGGCGCGGCTCCGTGCATGTGTCCACCGATCCCGAGGCGTTGCGCGCCGTGCTGGGCGAGGGACCGATCACGTATTACTGCGGCTTCGATCCGACGGCGCCCAGCCTGCACCTCGGCAACCTCGTGCAGCTGATCGTCATGCGCCGGTTGCAGCTCGCGGGCCATCGCCCGCTCGGGCTGGTGGGAGGATCCACCGGGCTCATCGGCGACCCTCGTCCGTCGGCCGAGCGCACGCTCAACACCCGAGAGACCGTCGAGGAATGGGTTCTGCGCCTGCGCGCGCAGGTCGAGCGCTTCCTCAGCTTCGAAGGCGAGAACGCGGCGCGGATCGTCAACAACCTCGACTGGACCGCCCCCCTGTCGGCGATCGATTTCCTTCGCGAGGTCGGCAAGCACTTCCGCGTCGGGACGATGCTCAAGAAGGATGCGGTCAGCGCCCGCCTGAACTCCGAGGCGGGCATCAGCTACACGGAGTTCAGCTACCAGATCCTGCAGGGGCTCGACTACCTCGAGCTGCACCGCCAGTACGGCTGCGTCCTGCAGACGGGCGGATCGGACCAGTGGGGAAACCTCACCAGCGGCACCGATCTCATCCATCGCGTCGAGGGGGTCTCGGTCCATGCGATCGGCACCCCGCTGATCACCAACAGCGACGGCACGAAGTTCGGCAAGAGCGAAGGCAACGCGGTCTGGCTGGATGCCGAGATGTGCAGTCCCTACCGCATGTACCAGTTCTGGCTGAACACCGACGACGCCGACGTCATCGACCGCTTGAAGGTGTTCACCTTCCTCACCCGCGAGGAGATCGACCGCTACGCCGACCAGGTGCAGGCCGAGCCCTTCCGCCGGGCGGCGCAGAAGCGTCTCGCGCTGGAGGTCACGGCGCTCGTGCACGGACTCGCGGCGGCGGAGGCGGTCGTGGCCGCATCCGACGCACTCTTCGGGCAGGGCGACCTGACCGCTCTGGATGCGGCGACGCTGCGCGCGGCGATCGACGAACTGCCCCACGCGGAGATCGAGCCGGAGATGACGGTGGCACGGGCGCTGGTCGCCACGGGGCTCGTCTCCTCGCTGAGCGAGGCGCGCCGTGCCGTGGCACAGGGCGGTGTCAGCCTCGACGGCGAACGCGTCGCCGACGAGTCTGCGACCATCCGTGCCGGGCTCCCGGGTGGCGTCTCGATCATCCGCCGGGGCAAGAAGACGCTCGCGGGACTCGTCCCGCGGGGCTGA
- a CDS encoding SatD family protein, whose amino-acid sequence MISVVTADIVGSRDLADRAGAQRVIEDVLARVHTDLGVAERALEPTVGDEFQGQFPDLPAALQSILLVTLALPDGLALRFGVGVGPVYTIPARGSELPEGPGWWAARQAIDTLHAKQVRAMPAVRTWIAAAQDEDAAVHEQVRLANAYVWARDELVNAMGERARRVVYGRCMGLTQRELAAREQITQSAVSQLLTASGAAGLVEGFVQWRR is encoded by the coding sequence ATGATCAGCGTTGTGACCGCCGACATCGTCGGGTCCCGAGACCTCGCCGACCGAGCCGGTGCGCAGCGCGTCATCGAGGACGTACTCGCCCGCGTGCACACGGACCTCGGTGTCGCCGAACGCGCCCTCGAGCCGACGGTGGGGGACGAGTTCCAAGGGCAGTTCCCCGATCTGCCCGCTGCGCTGCAGAGCATCCTGCTCGTCACCCTCGCGCTGCCCGACGGGCTCGCACTGCGCTTCGGGGTCGGAGTGGGGCCCGTGTACACGATCCCCGCACGCGGCTCCGAGCTGCCGGAGGGGCCCGGGTGGTGGGCGGCACGACAGGCCATCGACACCCTCCACGCGAAGCAGGTGCGTGCGATGCCGGCGGTGCGCACCTGGATCGCCGCTGCGCAGGACGAGGATGCGGCGGTGCATGAGCAGGTGCGTCTGGCGAACGCGTACGTCTGGGCCCGCGACGAACTCGTGAACGCGATGGGGGAGCGGGCGCGCCGTGTCGTCTACGGACGCTGCATGGGTCTGACTCAGCGGGAGCTGGCCGCGCGCGAGCAGATCACGCAATCCGCGGTGTCGCAGCTGCTCACCGCCTCCGGGGCCGCGGGCCTCGTCGAAGGCTTCGTGCAATGGCGACGGTGA
- a CDS encoding DUF4184 family protein gives MPFTPSHAVLALPFVRTPLAPAAVAVGAMTPDLPLFVRGLPVTYGLTHDLRWLPVTAMLALALLLLWRALLRPAARELAPGPLAERLPAGWDAPVRTIWRETFGASATAALLLAASLMIGVASHIAWDAFTHEGRLGSQLFPALEEPWGPLPGIKWLQHGSSAIGLGIIAVWALLWLRRRPRVPYAPRTPRWVGVVWVASLPAVLIAAWVIGLAAYGPLTSEFTVAHLAYRVLPQACAVWAAATLVLCGFVVWRRSRGVASR, from the coding sequence ATGCCGTTCACCCCGAGCCACGCGGTGCTCGCGTTGCCGTTCGTGCGGACGCCGCTGGCTCCCGCGGCGGTCGCGGTGGGGGCGATGACGCCGGATCTTCCGTTGTTCGTGCGCGGGCTCCCCGTGACGTACGGCCTCACGCACGACCTCCGATGGCTCCCGGTGACGGCGATGCTGGCGCTCGCGCTGCTGCTGCTGTGGCGCGCCCTGCTGCGCCCGGCCGCGCGGGAGCTCGCACCCGGGCCGCTCGCCGAGCGGCTGCCGGCGGGATGGGATGCTCCGGTACGCACGATCTGGCGGGAGACGTTCGGTGCGTCGGCGACCGCGGCGCTCCTGCTGGCGGCCTCGCTGATGATCGGCGTCGCGAGCCACATCGCCTGGGACGCGTTCACGCACGAGGGTCGACTGGGCTCGCAGCTCTTCCCGGCGCTGGAGGAGCCCTGGGGGCCGCTCCCTGGCATCAAGTGGCTCCAGCACGGCTCCAGCGCGATCGGTCTGGGGATCATCGCGGTGTGGGCGCTGCTGTGGTTGCGCCGTCGTCCCCGTGTTCCGTACGCGCCGCGGACCCCGAGATGGGTGGGTGTCGTCTGGGTGGCGTCGCTTCCCGCTGTCCTGATCGCGGCCTGGGTGATCGGGCTCGCAGCCTACGGTCCGCTCACCTCCGAGTTCACCGTCGCGCACCTGGCCTATCGCGTGCTGCCGCAGGCCTGCGCCGTGTGGGCCGCGGCCACGCTCGTGCTCTGCGGGTTCGTCGTCTGGCGCCGCTCGCGCGGCGTTGCGTCGCGATAG